A stretch of Flavobacterium sp. N2270 DNA encodes these proteins:
- a CDS encoding Na(+)-translocating NADH-quinone reductase subunit F: MEELTEQELHQIGMNHVGKDLEKKGFEFIAINSQLKKHPQFVCVDTQNTLHFVMVQVVPYPINPEEPNVLFVETFINHAKSKKAKVLFAGVGIANAEDLEKPIYTTSDYIINYNGYKELL, encoded by the coding sequence ATGGAAGAGTTAACTGAACAAGAATTACATCAAATAGGCATGAACCACGTAGGGAAAGACCTTGAAAAAAAAGGTTTTGAGTTCATTGCAATTAATAGTCAATTGAAAAAGCATCCACAATTTGTTTGTGTTGATACACAAAACACTTTACATTTTGTAATGGTACAGGTAGTTCCTTATCCTATTAATCCAGAAGAACCAAATGTTTTGTTTGTAGAAACATTTATCAATCACGCAAAATCAAAAAAAGCAAAAGTATTGTTTGCTGGAGTTGGAATTGCTAATGCCGAAGATTTAGAAAAGCCAATTTACACAACATCAGATTATATCATCAATTACAATGGTTACAAAGAACTTTTATAG
- a CDS encoding NADH:ubiquinone reductase (Na(+)-transporting) subunit B: MGLKQNLHNLKEKYRGTKFEQGFNALHTFLYLPNMTTHNGTHIKDATDLKRVMNTVIMAMVPVLIFGMFNAGFQHYSQINGFPEGIAFLSSEFWTLDNLLIGAQKILPLLIVSYGVGLGIEFIFATVNKHEVEEGYLVTGMLVPLIVPVDLPLWMLAVAVAFGVVIGKELFGGTGMNVLNPALTIRAFLFFNWAAWMSGDKVWVHGAVDGVTKANGVDAISGETILGTLAANHTPSFSASDMFFGMIPGSVGETSTFLILLGAAWLIFTGIGSARIMISSVVGAIVMGLIFNGIVDAGVITESSKFYGLMAFPFWQHLLVGGLAFGVVFMATDPVSAAQTNKGKIIYGFLIGFISILIRVFNPAYPEGVMMAILLMNVFAPTIDHYVVQGNVKRRMKRLNTKTA, translated from the coding sequence ATGGGATTGAAACAAAATTTACATAACTTAAAGGAAAAGTACAGAGGTACTAAATTCGAGCAAGGTTTTAATGCTTTGCATACTTTTCTTTACTTACCTAATATGACTACTCATAATGGTACTCATATTAAAGATGCAACCGATCTAAAACGTGTTATGAACACAGTAATTATGGCAATGGTGCCAGTTTTAATTTTCGGTATGTTTAATGCTGGTTTTCAGCATTATTCACAAATAAATGGTTTTCCAGAAGGAATCGCTTTTTTGTCTAGCGAATTCTGGACACTAGACAATTTATTAATTGGAGCTCAAAAAATTCTTCCTTTATTAATCGTTTCATACGGTGTTGGTTTAGGTATTGAGTTTATTTTTGCGACAGTTAATAAACATGAAGTAGAAGAAGGTTATCTTGTAACAGGAATGCTTGTGCCACTTATTGTTCCAGTTGATTTGCCTTTATGGATGCTTGCTGTTGCAGTAGCATTTGGGGTTGTAATTGGAAAAGAATTATTTGGTGGAACAGGAATGAATGTTCTAAACCCTGCTTTAACAATTCGTGCATTCTTATTCTTTAACTGGGCAGCTTGGATGTCTGGAGATAAAGTTTGGGTTCACGGAGCTGTTGACGGAGTAACTAAAGCTAATGGAGTAGATGCTATTTCTGGGGAAACAATTTTGGGTACTTTAGCTGCTAATCATACACCTAGCTTTTCGGCTTCAGATATGTTTTTTGGTATGATACCTGGTTCTGTTGGAGAAACATCAACGTTCTTAATTTTATTAGGAGCAGCTTGGTTAATTTTTACTGGAATTGGAAGTGCTAGAATTATGATATCATCAGTTGTTGGTGCTATTGTAATGGGATTAATTTTTAATGGAATTGTTGATGCTGGTGTTATCACTGAATCAAGTAAATTCTATGGATTAATGGCTTTCCCTTTCTGGCAACACTTATTAGTTGGTGGTTTAGCGTTTGGTGTTGTGTTCATGGCAACAGATCCTGTTTCGGCAGCACAAACTAATAAAGGGAAAATTATTTACGGTTTCTTAATAGGATTCATTAGTATATTAATTCGTGTGTTTAACCCTGCTTATCCAGAAGGTGTTATGATGGCGATTTTATTAATGAACGTTTTCGCTCCAACAATTGACCATTATGTGGTTCAAGGAAATGTGAAAAGAAGAATGAAACGTTTAAACACAAAAACTGCTTAA
- a CDS encoding GxxExxY protein gives MSELIHKEEVFKIIGLCMEVHNHLGKGHNEKVYGDALEIEFKLNHIPYIREQKYTIEYKGIQLPSYYFSDFTVYDSIIIELKAIQELSSGETKQVLNYLAASKCKLGLLVNFGEDSLKYKRLIL, from the coding sequence ATGAGTGAATTAATTCATAAAGAAGAAGTATTTAAAATAATTGGACTGTGTATGGAAGTGCACAATCATTTAGGGAAAGGACATAATGAAAAGGTTTATGGAGATGCTTTAGAAATAGAATTCAAATTAAATCATATTCCATATATAAGAGAACAGAAATATACAATTGAATACAAAGGGATTCAATTACCAAGTTATTATTTTTCTGACTTTACAGTTTATGATAGTATCATTATAGAATTAAAAGCAATTCAAGAATTATCTTCTGGCGAAACTAAACAAGTTTTAAATTATTTAGCAGCCTCTAAATGTAAGTTGGGGTTACTTGTAAATTTTGGAGAAGACAGCTTAAAATATAAAAGATTGATATTATAA
- the nqrC gene encoding NADH:ubiquinone reductase (Na(+)-transporting) subunit C has product MSTKRTDSNSYTIIFSIILVLVVGSLLAFFANATKEMRDNNDKVKTQMDILSAMGVDSDRSNATETFNQYIKTQYVIEGEKVTEDKEAYLINIKKELDNAKQGLVQKLPLFVGEKDGKKLYIVPVRGNGLWDAIWGYIAINDDLKSINGVFFDHKGETPGLGANITESFFKDDFKGEMLFDAEGNYKSVEISKSNGDPNNEDKTDNQVDAISGATITGTGVGAMLNSGIKLYLPYFETLKK; this is encoded by the coding sequence ATGTCAACTAAACGTACAGATTCAAATTCATATACTATTATTTTTTCAATAATATTAGTATTAGTAGTAGGTTCTTTATTGGCATTTTTTGCAAATGCTACAAAAGAAATGCGTGATAACAACGATAAAGTTAAAACGCAAATGGATATTTTAAGTGCAATGGGTGTCGATTCTGACAGATCAAATGCTACTGAGACATTCAATCAATATATTAAAACACAATACGTTATCGAAGGTGAAAAAGTTACTGAAGATAAAGAAGCGTATTTAATTAATATAAAGAAAGAATTAGATAATGCTAAACAAGGTTTGGTTCAAAAATTACCTTTATTTGTTGGTGAAAAAGATGGGAAAAAACTTTACATCGTTCCAGTAAGAGGTAACGGACTTTGGGATGCAATTTGGGGATATATCGCTATAAATGATGATTTAAAAAGTATCAATGGAGTGTTTTTTGACCATAAAGGTGAAACGCCAGGTTTAGGAGCTAACATTACCGAATCGTTCTTTAAAGATGATTTTAAAGGTGAGATGCTTTTTGATGCTGAAGGAAATTATAAATCGGTTGAAATTTCTAAATCAAACGGTGATCCAAATAATGAAGATAAAACAGATAATCAAGTAGATGCTATATCAGGAGCAACAATTACAGGTACTGGAGTTGGAGCAATGTTAAATTCTGGGATTAAGTTATACTTGCCTTATTTCGAAACTTTAAAAAAATAA
- the nqrE gene encoding NADH:ubiquinone reductase (Na(+)-transporting) subunit E, whose protein sequence is MELLQLFLKSIFIDNMVFATFLGMCSYLAVSKKVSTAVGLGAAVIFVMLVTVPLNFLLDQYLLRPGALVWMGPEYADYDLSFLTFILFIATIATMVQLVEMIVEKFAPALYTSLGIFLPLIAVNCAILGGSLFMQQKEFNNITEATVYGVGSGIGWFLAIVAIAAIREKIRYSNVPPAFRGLGMTFILTGLMAIGFMSFGGMLSGGDSAEPKKELVENVTLATTEVVEEVADSTVVETANDSLTITVQQ, encoded by the coding sequence ATGGAATTATTACAATTATTTTTAAAATCAATATTTATTGATAATATGGTATTTGCAACATTCTTAGGAATGTGTTCTTACTTAGCAGTTTCTAAAAAAGTATCTACAGCAGTAGGTCTTGGAGCAGCAGTTATTTTCGTAATGTTAGTAACAGTTCCTTTAAACTTCTTATTAGATCAATATTTATTAAGACCAGGTGCATTAGTATGGATGGGACCTGAGTATGCAGACTATGATTTAAGTTTCTTAACATTTATTCTTTTTATTGCTACTATTGCAACAATGGTACAATTAGTTGAAATGATTGTAGAGAAATTTGCTCCAGCATTATATACATCATTAGGTATTTTTTTACCTTTAATTGCTGTAAACTGCGCAATCCTTGGAGGTTCATTATTTATGCAACAAAAAGAATTTAACAACATTACAGAAGCAACTGTTTACGGTGTAGGTTCAGGTATAGGATGGTTTTTAGCAATTGTTGCAATTGCTGCAATTAGAGAAAAAATCAGATATTCAAATGTTCCTCCTGCTTTCAGAGGTTTAGGTATGACATTTATATTAACAGGTTTAATGGCAATTGGTTTTATGTCTTTTGGGGGGATGCTTTCAGGAGGCGATAGTGCTGAACCTAAAAAAGAACTAGTTGAAAATGTTACTCTAGCTACAACAGAAGTTGTAGAAGAAGTTGCAGATTCTACAGTTGTTGAAACAGCAAACGATTCATTAACCATAACAGTACAACAATAA
- a CDS encoding class I SAM-dependent methyltransferase — protein sequence MKKIFKFILNTIPRPILIRLSIVVRPIIALVLKGNKFTDPIDGKSFKMFLPYGYGTQRNNVLSPSTLSLERHRLLWLYLQNETNFFTSENKLEVLHFAPEQEFYKRFKKQANINYTTTDLLSPLADVKADICNLPFEDNAYDIVLCNHVLEHIPDDTKAMQELYRVLKPGGMGIFQIPQDLSREVTFSDDSITDAKERAKIFGQYDHVRIYGRDYFDKLRSIGFKVEEIDYTNTISPELVEKYCLAKGEIIPVCFK from the coding sequence ATGAAAAAAATATTCAAGTTTATTTTAAATACGATACCAAGACCAATCTTAATTCGTTTAAGCATTGTGGTTCGCCCAATTATTGCTTTAGTATTAAAAGGAAATAAGTTCACCGATCCAATTGACGGAAAAAGCTTTAAAATGTTTTTACCTTATGGTTATGGTACTCAAAGAAACAATGTACTTTCACCAAGTACACTTTCGCTTGAAAGACATCGTTTGTTATGGTTGTATTTACAAAATGAAACGAATTTCTTTACCTCTGAAAATAAATTAGAAGTGCTTCATTTTGCACCTGAACAAGAGTTTTATAAGCGCTTTAAAAAACAGGCCAATATAAATTACACCACAACCGACTTACTTTCTCCATTAGCCGATGTAAAGGCAGATATATGTAATTTACCTTTTGAAGATAATGCTTATGATATTGTTTTGTGCAATCACGTTTTAGAACATATTCCGGATGATACTAAAGCGATGCAAGAATTATATCGCGTATTGAAACCAGGCGGAATGGGAATATTTCAAATTCCACAAGATTTATCACGAGAAGTTACTTTTTCAGATGATTCTATTACCGATGCTAAAGAAAGAGCTAAAATATTTGGTCAATACGACCATGTTAGAATTTATGGCAGAGATTATTTTGACAAATTAAGAAGTATTGGCTTCAAAGTTGAAGAAATAGATTACACCAATACAATTTCTCCTGAATTGGTTGAGAAATATTGTTTAGCTAAAGGCGAAATTATTCCGGTTTGTTTTAAGTAA
- the nqrF gene encoding NADH:ubiquinone reductase (Na(+)-transporting) subunit F: MIALEVTTGGLISTTVIAFLILLLALVAIILFAKAKLVPSGPVKIKINGENEIEVGSGNTLLSTLGSSKIFLPSACGGGGTCVQCKCKVLEGGGEALPTETPHFSRKELAEGWRLGCQVKVKSDMVIEVPEEVFGIKKFEAKVYSNYNVASFIKEFIVELPEDMHYEAGGYIQIEIPKCEISFTDIDITAHPVEHPGEPEKFKAEWDKFNLWPLVMKNGDLVERAYSMASYPAEGRKIMLNVRVATPPWDRNINGWAKVNPGVASSYIFSRKAGDPVVVSGPYGEFFINESEAEMLYVGGGAGMAPMRSHLYHLFRTIKTGRKVTYWYGGRSKRELFYTDHFRALEKDFPNFKFYLALSEPQAEDNWKIKDGIDGEGDGFVGFIHNVVIDNYLSNHENPEDIELYFCGPPMMNNAVQKMGEDFGLDPENIRFDDFGG; encoded by the coding sequence ATGATAGCTTTAGAAGTAACTACTGGTGGTTTAATCAGTACAACAGTAATAGCGTTTTTAATTTTATTATTAGCTCTTGTCGCAATTATTTTATTTGCAAAAGCTAAGTTAGTACCGTCTGGTCCTGTTAAAATTAAAATAAACGGAGAAAACGAAATTGAAGTAGGTTCTGGTAACACATTGCTTTCTACATTAGGTTCTAGTAAAATATTTTTACCTTCTGCATGTGGTGGAGGTGGAACTTGTGTTCAATGTAAATGTAAAGTTTTAGAAGGTGGTGGAGAAGCATTACCAACAGAAACACCTCATTTTAGTAGAAAAGAATTAGCTGAAGGTTGGCGTTTAGGATGCCAAGTGAAGGTTAAGTCTGATATGGTAATTGAAGTTCCAGAAGAAGTGTTTGGAATTAAGAAATTTGAAGCAAAAGTTTATTCTAACTATAACGTAGCGTCTTTTATTAAAGAGTTTATCGTTGAGTTGCCAGAAGATATGCATTACGAAGCAGGTGGATATATCCAAATTGAGATTCCTAAATGTGAAATCAGTTTTACAGATATTGACATTACTGCTCATCCAGTTGAACATCCAGGTGAACCTGAAAAATTCAAAGCAGAATGGGATAAATTTAATTTATGGCCATTAGTAATGAAAAATGGAGATTTGGTTGAAAGAGCATATTCTATGGCTTCTTACCCAGCTGAAGGAAGAAAAATTATGTTGAATGTACGTGTTGCTACTCCGCCATGGGATAGAAACATCAATGGTTGGGCAAAAGTAAATCCAGGTGTTGCTTCTTCATATATTTTCTCTAGAAAAGCAGGAGATCCAGTTGTAGTTTCTGGTCCTTATGGAGAATTCTTCATTAACGAATCTGAAGCAGAAATGCTTTATGTAGGTGGTGGAGCTGGTATGGCACCAATGCGTTCTCACTTGTATCATTTATTCCGTACTATTAAAACAGGACGTAAAGTTACCTATTGGTACGGTGGTCGTTCTAAGCGCGAATTGTTCTACACAGATCACTTTAGAGCTTTAGAGAAAGATTTTCCTAACTTCAAATTCTATTTAGCATTATCTGAGCCTCAAGCAGAAGATAATTGGAAAATTAAAGATGGAATTGACGGAGAAGGAGATGGATTTGTTGGATTTATACATAATGTTGTAATTGATAATTATTTATCAAACCATGAAAATCCAGAAGATATTGAATTATATTTCTGTGGTCCACCAATGATGAACAACGCTGTTCAAAAAATGGGTGAAGACTTCGGACTTGATCCTGAAAACATCAGATTTGATGACTTCGGAGGTTAA
- a CDS encoding NADH:ubiquinone reductase (Na(+)-transporting) subunit D yields the protein MAENKNIEKEPLFSKKNIGLIKDPLMDSNPITVQVLGICSALAITAELKASIIMALSVMFVLAAGNVVISLMRNIIPSAIRIIAQLVVVAALVILVDLTLKAYVPDLAKKLSVFIGLIITNCIIMGRFEAFALGNGPWKSFLDGIGNAAGYGLILVIVGFFRELLGSGKLLGFPVFGDPVEKTGLYAIGYENNGFMLLAPMALITLGLIIGFQRSRNKSLIETN from the coding sequence ATGGCAGAAAATAAAAACATAGAAAAAGAGCCATTGTTCTCAAAAAAGAATATAGGTTTAATTAAAGATCCGCTTATGGATAGTAACCCTATTACTGTTCAAGTATTAGGTATTTGTTCTGCATTAGCAATTACTGCTGAGTTAAAAGCTTCTATCATTATGGCATTGTCTGTAATGTTTGTTTTAGCTGCTGGTAACGTAGTTATTTCGTTAATGAGAAATATTATTCCTTCTGCAATTCGAATTATTGCTCAATTAGTAGTAGTTGCTGCTTTAGTAATTCTTGTAGATTTAACTTTGAAAGCTTATGTGCCAGATTTGGCTAAGAAACTTTCAGTATTCATCGGGTTAATTATTACAAATTGTATTATCATGGGACGTTTTGAAGCCTTTGCTTTAGGAAACGGACCTTGGAAATCTTTCTTAGACGGTATTGGTAATGCTGCAGGATACGGATTAATTTTAGTAATAGTTGGTTTCTTTCGTGAGTTATTAGGTTCTGGAAAATTATTAGGTTTCCCAGTATTTGGTGATCCAGTTGAGAAAACAGGACTATACGCTATAGGATATGAAAATAATGGTTTTATGTTATTAGCTCCAATGGCGCTTATTACATTAGGATTAATTATTGGATTCCAACGTTCAAGAAATAAAAGTCTAATAGAAACAAACTAA
- the map gene encoding type I methionyl aminopeptidase, producing MIIIKTREEIELMRESALIVSKTLGLIAKEIKPGVTTLYLDKLAEEFIRDNGAEPAFLGMYGFPNSLCMSPNTQVVHGIPNNTPLVDGDIISVDCGALKNGFYGDHAYTFEVGEVAEETKKLLQVTKESLYIGIKETKVGNRVEDIGYAIQQYCESHGYGVVRELCGHGIGRKMHEDPEVANYGKRGRGKKLVNGMVIAIEPMINMGTKNIVQHKDGWTITTADRKPSAHFEHDVAIVDGKPELLSTFAYIYEALGITSNEEDGLRQVPFTI from the coding sequence ATGATTATTATAAAAACAAGAGAAGAAATTGAATTAATGCGCGAAAGTGCTTTAATCGTTTCTAAAACATTAGGATTAATAGCTAAAGAAATAAAGCCAGGTGTAACTACTTTATACCTTGATAAACTTGCCGAAGAATTCATTAGAGATAATGGAGCTGAACCGGCATTTTTAGGCATGTATGGCTTTCCTAATTCGTTATGCATGAGTCCGAATACTCAAGTTGTACACGGAATACCTAACAACACACCTCTTGTTGATGGCGATATTATCTCAGTTGATTGTGGCGCTTTGAAAAATGGTTTTTACGGAGACCACGCTTATACTTTTGAAGTAGGTGAGGTTGCCGAAGAAACAAAAAAGTTATTACAAGTAACTAAGGAGTCTTTATATATAGGAATTAAAGAAACTAAAGTTGGTAACAGAGTTGAGGATATTGGTTATGCCATTCAACAATATTGTGAAAGCCATGGCTACGGTGTTGTTCGTGAGCTTTGTGGGCATGGAATTGGAAGAAAAATGCACGAAGATCCAGAAGTAGCAAACTACGGAAAACGTGGTCGTGGAAAAAAACTAGTCAACGGAATGGTTATCGCAATCGAACCGATGATTAATATGGGAACTAAAAACATTGTACAACATAAAGACGGTTGGACAATTACAACTGCCGACAGAAAACCTTCTGCTCACTTTGAACACGATGTAGCTATAGTTGATGGAAAACCAGAATTACTTTCAACATTCGCTTACATATATGAAGCTTTAGGAATAACTTCCAATGAAGAAGATGGGTTAAGACAAGTCCCTTTTACAATTTAA
- a CDS encoding Na(+)-translocating NADH-quinone reductase subunit A, protein MSKDIRIKKGLDLKLQGESEKSKSDVSRSKVYAIKPSDFHGVTPKIIVKEGAIVKAGEVIFYSKNDESVKFVSPVSGTIQEIKRGEKRVVLEILIAADSQDSHLEHSKKNPKDLSSEEVKAHLLASGCWPFVKQRPYDVVANSADTPKAIFVSGINSAPLAADLNFTMNGKQDALAAGFTALTKLTPGEVHVTVSPSADFMPNVDGVSVHKGQGVHPVGLVSTQIAKIDPINKGEKVWTIQMEDVAIIGELFLTGKLNLQRTVALAGTGFNKPSYVNVTIGAQIADVVAGNIKDGNYRIISGDVLTGVKKSKEDFLSYYSNTVTSIPEGDDYDFFGWNIPRPNKFSVYRANMFSFLTPNKKYDLNTNTNGEHRAFVLTGDYEKVFPLDIYPIQLLKAILVKDIDQMEALGIYEVAPEDFALTEYICVSKQEHQAIVRHGLDIMIKEVG, encoded by the coding sequence ATGTCAAAAGACATTCGAATAAAAAAAGGTTTAGACCTTAAGTTGCAAGGTGAATCAGAGAAATCAAAATCTGATGTTAGCCGATCGAAAGTCTATGCTATTAAACCTTCTGATTTTCATGGAGTTACTCCTAAGATAATAGTTAAAGAGGGTGCGATTGTAAAAGCTGGAGAAGTAATTTTCTACTCAAAAAATGATGAGTCAGTAAAGTTTGTTTCTCCTGTAAGTGGAACTATTCAAGAAATCAAAAGAGGTGAGAAAAGAGTTGTTTTAGAAATTCTTATCGCTGCTGATTCTCAAGATAGCCATTTAGAGCATAGCAAGAAAAATCCTAAAGATTTATCATCAGAAGAAGTAAAAGCACATTTGTTAGCTTCTGGATGTTGGCCATTTGTTAAACAACGTCCTTATGATGTTGTTGCAAACTCCGCTGACACACCGAAAGCTATTTTTGTTTCTGGTATTAACTCAGCACCATTAGCTGCTGATTTAAATTTTACCATGAATGGAAAACAAGATGCTTTGGCTGCTGGTTTTACAGCGTTAACTAAGTTGACACCTGGTGAAGTTCATGTAACGGTGTCTCCTTCGGCAGATTTTATGCCAAATGTAGATGGAGTTTCTGTTCATAAAGGTCAAGGAGTTCATCCAGTAGGATTAGTTTCAACTCAAATTGCAAAAATTGACCCAATTAATAAAGGGGAAAAAGTTTGGACTATCCAAATGGAAGATGTTGCTATTATTGGAGAGTTATTCTTAACAGGTAAATTAAACTTACAAAGAACAGTTGCTTTAGCGGGAACTGGTTTTAATAAACCTTCTTATGTAAACGTTACAATTGGTGCTCAAATAGCTGATGTTGTTGCAGGTAATATAAAAGACGGTAATTATAGAATTATTAGTGGAGATGTTTTAACCGGCGTTAAAAAATCAAAAGAAGACTTCTTGAGTTACTATTCAAATACAGTTACTTCAATTCCTGAAGGAGATGATTATGATTTCTTTGGTTGGAATATTCCAAGGCCTAATAAATTTAGTGTTTATAGAGCAAATATGTTTTCGTTTTTAACACCAAATAAAAAATACGATTTAAATACAAATACTAATGGTGAGCATAGAGCTTTTGTTCTTACTGGCGATTATGAGAAAGTATTCCCTTTGGATATTTACCCAATTCAATTGTTAAAAGCAATTTTGGTAAAAGATATTGATCAAATGGAAGCTTTAGGTATTTATGAAGTAGCACCAGAAGATTTTGCGCTTACAGAATATATTTGCGTTTCTAAACAAGAGCATCAGGCAATTGTTAGACACGGATTAGATATAATGATAAAAGAAGTAGGTTAA
- a CDS encoding FAD:protein FMN transferase, with product MVTKNFYRLLVLLVLTVSCKKKENQFFVIQGEAQGSTYSIKYIANEELVTKNQVDSLLLAFDMSLSTYRPDSNISKLNAGDSTIIVDNMFVETFNASHQIYKETNGLFDPTIGVLVNAYGFGPNHQRKDLNQLQIDSLLEYVGFDKVKLNTNKTISKLHASTYFDFNAIAQGYSVDVMTIFLKSKGIENAIVEIGGELFALGKNTIDAKNWVVGIDDPLQSENERKLIATVKLENLGMATSGNYRKVVIDSITGEKFVHTINPKTGKPQKSNVLSATVLTSTCKMADGYATAFMVMSLEQSKLFIKQHPGLYVMIMYADENNELQRFTSENFNQLFKE from the coding sequence ATGGTTACAAAGAACTTTTATAGGCTTCTGGTACTTTTAGTACTTACAGTTTCTTGTAAGAAAAAAGAAAATCAATTTTTTGTTATTCAAGGAGAAGCACAAGGAAGTACATATAGCATTAAATACATTGCTAATGAAGAATTGGTTACTAAAAATCAAGTTGATTCTTTATTATTGGCTTTTGATATGTCTTTGTCTACTTATCGACCTGACTCTAATATTTCTAAGTTAAATGCTGGAGATTCTACTATTATTGTAGACAATATGTTTGTAGAAACATTTAATGCTTCTCATCAGATTTATAAAGAAACTAACGGCTTATTTGATCCTACAATTGGTGTTTTGGTCAATGCTTATGGGTTTGGTCCAAATCATCAGCGAAAAGACTTAAATCAGCTTCAAATTGATAGTTTGTTGGAATATGTTGGTTTTGATAAAGTGAAATTGAATACAAATAAAACAATTTCTAAATTACATGCATCAACTTATTTTGATTTTAATGCGATAGCACAAGGTTATTCGGTAGATGTTATGACAATTTTCTTAAAGTCCAAAGGAATTGAAAACGCAATTGTAGAAATTGGAGGAGAGTTATTCGCGCTGGGAAAAAACACAATTGACGCTAAGAATTGGGTGGTAGGTATAGATGATCCATTGCAATCTGAAAATGAACGTAAATTAATTGCAACTGTTAAATTGGAAAATCTTGGAATGGCAACTTCAGGAAATTATCGTAAAGTAGTTATTGACTCTATTACTGGAGAGAAATTCGTTCATACTATAAACCCAAAAACAGGAAAACCTCAAAAAAGTAATGTGTTGAGTGCAACGGTTTTGACTTCGACTTGTAAAATGGCCGATGGTTATGCTACAGCTTTTATGGTTATGAGTTTAGAACAAAGTAAATTATTTATAAAACAACATCCAGGTTTATACGTAATGATCATGTATGCTGATGAAAATAACGAATTACAACGATTTACTTCAGAAAATTTTAATCAATTGTTCAAAGAGTAA